The sequence ttatacaattttgaaaaatcacCTTTCCTACCTTAATGGTAAAGCAGCTTTTTCTCGAACTCTTCCCAGTATAAGACCTTCGTAAGGCTTTTTGTGTGGAGAATCTAATGGGAACACAAACTCTCCTGAACTGGTGATCTGATAAAAAGgagtcaaaaacaaaaacaacccataCATCTGTAAATATCCAGGAAaaggattgggttttttttctacCACTATACAATTTTCACCAAAGAAAAGGAAGTATTAAACCTCAAGGCTACCGcagtccaataaaaatataatgtgggCCACAAGTTTAAGCCACACATGTAATTTAGATTTTCTAgtaccaacatttaaaaaagcaaaaagaatgaggcaaaattaattttaattgtattttaagttttaaataatttttaattatttttaatttaacctaacatatctaaaatattactatttcaatatgtaatcaattcaaaaaattattgaggtatgttatattctttctttcatactaagtcttttaAATCCAAAAcacttatattttacatttagcaCCACGTCTCAATTTGGacgccacatttcaagtgctgaaGAGCTACATACTGCTAGTGACTACCATAATGGACAAGGCAGCTATGAAGgactaaaaaattttaagtatcatTTTATCATCTTGTACACAAGAACctctatttttcattaaaatttattattggAAACCATGccatcattaattcatttatttgttcaaataaCATTTACCTATTACTGGCAATGTGACTAAGTCAATTACAATACAGTATTTTCCTTTACTTATAGGAAACAATGGCATTAAATACTGTCAGAGCTAAAATTAATAATGAAGGAAGCTCAGGGATTGATGAGATAAACAATACGTGGTCCAATTTCTTGGCATTATAAATCCAGAAATTCAATCTTATCATTTCATCCTGGAGTGATCAGACTCCCAAAGACTCACTTTAGCTAATCAAACTCAAGACACAATTTATAATAACAATATCAAATCATTAATTAagcatggaagaaaatattttcactatCAGAATATTCATATCTATTCTCTGTGGAACCCTTTACCCTATATCGAGGTATCTAAAAAACCAAGTCCTTTTATCACCTCTAGGGCCCACGAGAAACAGCATCTATTCCACACAGCACTGTATAAACACTGGCAAATTCTTATTCTTTGGATATCCTTTATACTCAATGCAGATTACTCCTTCTGATATAACAATATGTTCAATTACCTAATAAGTATttcataaaacatatttttgttttaagctaTAGTCATATCATACCATCTCATAGAACTGATTACTACCAGAAATGAACAGTCTTAGTTTTCATGTATTAGCATTTTACTGGTTTTGATTTCAGAAGGTAACCTTTTCGTGACTTTGGCCTCAGTCTCTGATTATAAAAGAACTGCCATAATAGACAGAGTGGAATGGAGTTTTATATTCCTGTTATGGTCCTACAGCAAATCAACCAAAGCTAAGCCCAAAGCACAACTGTAAAAGCAAAGACACAACTTAAGTGTTTGTTTGCCAAGTCTCACAAAATAGGTGCAAATAAATAATGTACACAGCTTTTAGAAGATATTCCAGTACACTACAAAGTACACAGAGCACATAAAAATAGAACCTGTGTCTAAAATGAATATacagttatataaatattatataaatgttaaaacattCAACCCATAATAACCTGGTTTACCTTTTTGAAATTTAGGAGGGGTTTTCTGGAATTCACCTGGTAGACAATGTATCTTTAAAAGGATGTCCAATGAACTCTGAACTGATgccttatatttttgtattttttggtatttttatacCAAACAAAGATATTAAAGATCATTCAACCAATCCAAGAGTTGGAatcatttctttcaaaaacaGGCATGAGGAACTAAGTTAAGGTTTAAAGTATAAAAGGTCCTTGCTTCTAGCATTTTCCCAACTCTTCCACAGTAGATTTCTTTGCTATCTCCCTCTCATCCccagaaacataagaaaaaaagaaagaaggaaggaaggaaggaagagagggagggaggaaggaagggaggaagggaggaaggagaagaaaaaagaaagaaagacagaagtcACAAAGGGCAGCTGAAATTTTGGATGGgtaaagaggaagaagatgaacAGTAAGACAATTTCTATGTTTAGTGATGGACAAATTCcccaaagtttttgtttgttgtttcttaaaCTACAGACAtcagagctttttaaaatgtcatcctGATATCTCCGAGTGATTTCTGAAGGCCAGCAGTTTGGGATTCTACtacaaaaatatacagaacaaATAGGTAAAAAGTCTTGAGAATAAGAAGACAAAGGTATTTGGTAgcaaagtaaacattttaattagaCCATGTTGAAGGAGTAGAGCGGTGACATGTTAAGCATTAAAAAGTAGATGCTACCTTTATATGACTTGTATGTCACACCTTATTAACAAATAAAGTTAACAAATACATTAACTTCTAAACTTACTTTTACCCAGTGCCATTCAGCAACTATCTCCACAGACCAAGAAGGGTAAAGTTCTTCCTTAACAAAACGTAGGTGCTTCTGTCTATTCGTCACCCAAGTAACAACAAGACAGTTTGGAGCAGCCAGCTTAGGGATAGGTATCTGCTTTATTTGCAGTGGTGATAAATAACTAtatctaaaaataaacagaaaaaaatattagcaaaatttgctgcaaaaaagaaaaataagcaaggaGAAAACCTGTATAACATTGACTCCACAAACACAAAGCTCCTATATTTATTTGTGCAACTAAACATGAAGCCACACTGACACCCAGTGGACACATTATTACACGCAagtcagaaataatatttttagtttttactaatttaaaatgatgaagccatatttctttatcatttctaaatgtattacatttcagtaattttactaatattttctatATGCTTTTCTAACATTcaaaattaagcaaatattatGGTTTGATAATCTGTACATTACAAAGGGACCCCATTAACAGTCTTGAAACTACTATCTCAATACCCCACGAACATCTTCAGTctatcattttgtttctttcatcctTCCCAATCAGTTCTACTGGGCTCTCTGAAACTCTCATGctttcattacaagaaaaaattctACAGTCTTGCACCTCCTGGTCATTAGTAGTATGAAGTCTAGTTTCTCTTGCTAAAACACTACTTGCTCTACAATACCCCATCAAACCAATGTGGCCCTTTCTCCAGCACCCAACACACACAACAGAAAGAGGAGAGGTCAGTATTCTCCTAGCTCCCCTATTGCCAGTTCCAGGCTATCAGCCATCTACCTTTGTGTAAATCCCCTTCTCTTTGAGAAGTACGCTATCTAGCCTCCAATGCTCCTTATCGAACCTATTACAGCCTCACTCTCCATATTCAATGAGGATTTAAGTTCTGAGATCCTTCTACCTCACCAACATAAATCTTGCCAGTATCCTGGGCAATTTCAAAGCACAGGCTAAATAATGTACACACTCACCTATTCTTCCCCTAAATAAATACAATTGCATTCACCCCACTTCAATAATCCCTTCGAGTGGCCAAAACCTGGACGTTGGCATCACTCAAACTTGCTCCATTTCTGAAACCATATACACTGATCTCtggccattactttttttttttttacatctttattggagtataattgctttacaatgttgtgttagtttctgctgtacaacaaagtgaatcagctataagtatacatatatcaccatatcccctccctcttgagcctccctcccatcctccgtatcccacccctctaggtcgtcacaaagcatcaagctgatctccctgtgctatgtggctgcttcccactagctatctattttacatttggtagtgtatgtgtatgtcgatgctactctctcacttcgtcccagcttccccttccccccaccgtgtcctcaagtccattctctatgctgtgtctttattcctgccctgccactaggttcatcagtaccgtttttctagattccatatacatgcattagcatacagtatttgtttttctctttctgacttacttcactctgtatgacagactctaggtccatccacctcattacaaataactcaattttgttcctttttatggctgagtaatattccattgtatatatgtaccacatcttctttatccattcatctgtcaatggaaacttaggttgcttccatgtcctggaaactgtaaatagtgctgcaatgaaaactgtggtacatgtatctttttgaattaaggttttctcagggtatatgcccagcagtgagattgctgggtcatatggcagttctatttttagttttttaaggaacctccatactgttctccatagtggctgtatcaatttacattcccaccaacagtgcaggagggttcccttttctccactccctctccagcatttattgtttctagattttctgataattGGCCATTACCTCTTCTCAGTCACCAATTCTTTGACTTTATCAAAGCATTCAGTCAGTGCCCCATTCCTCCACTTTACTGAGTCTATCAGTTTCTTCCTGCCCacactttctcctcttcctcacaTACTACCAACCACCAATcactcctctgccttttcactaCACCCCTAACTCCAATCTCCCCTTTACTCTTTCACCCCATAACTCCTGCAAACCTCCAATCTTAAATTCAATTCAATTTCAACACAATTCAATTCAACTTCTTCATATGGAAAAAATCAGGTGGAGAAAAATGCTAAACTGAAGAATTGGCTCAATTAAGTCCATTCTTAGGTTCTCAAAACTACTCATCAATTCTTTTACTTATCCTTGGTCAACTACTACAAATcttcatctcttttctctttcaactACTACAAACCTTCATCTCTTTTCACAAATATACTGGAATGCAAGAAAAGGATTTGTGgcatttattcaaataatttctctaaaataATTAAGAGATTCCCCTTATAATTTAGTACCTCTGGGATTTTAACATAATTTCACCTATTGTAGTGCCCAAACTCACTCTTTGTAGATGAAGTTAATgcatatatcaattaaaaaaaaaaaaagccatcagaCTGCTTCAACTACCTAACCCTCTCCCGCCTGGTTATACGCTTTCACTTACCCATTGCTATACATTTCCTCTTAAAGGATAGCATGGCTTCATATATTTAAAGCTTATCCCTCCAGCTGTGTTCTCTTATTCTCATCTTCTAGTCTATTAGTGATGCTAATTACTCCCCTCCTGTATTTTCAACCTCTCTAGTAGTTCCTTACCATCAGCCTATAAATATGCTTATACTAtacacttttcctttcttttcttttttttttttttggttagtttttCTATCTACTATAtacttttaaaggaaagaagaggagagaagacttgggcagggggagggtggagaagggagaaagaaaagaagagaagaaaaaataacagaaaagaaaaaagggagaaataccCTCAGTTAGGTCTCCTGTCTACAGCTAAACTAAGGACTGGCCTATCCAGATAATGCATAGTAATCTCCTTTTCTTAGCAGCCTTAATTCCATTTGGAATTTTAATTCCCCTTTTccatgtaacctaacatattcacaaattccagggattaggacaagGGCATGGAGgcgggtgtggggggaggggggacaacAGTAGTCTACCTACCACAGATGCTAAAACTGGTAACAAGATATTTACATATATCACAGTATCTCCCTatatgatttcctttttaattttctaataaaggaaaattagaaaattaaaaaggaaaattaattacCTATTTTGATAATTACATTAtgattatataagaaaatattaatatatttgttttcaagaaatacagaataaaatattccAGAGTAACTTACTTCTTCCTAAATAATTTATTCTCATacagttcagaaaaaaattatatatacatagatatctacacacatgcacaaatacacacatatagagAATAGCTACAGGAATTCTTTGTATGATCCTTGaaactttaagagaaaaaagtccaATTATTGGTACAGCTCATAAACAAAAAGCATAACAAGATAATTGTGGAGAAGAAATTTCATACGAACTTTAAGTCAAGGTAATAGGAACTGTTCAGTCTAGAAAATCGAAGAGTGAGAGGAAATACAACTGAAGACATTCACTAGAACTAGAgggaaaaacttttttaaaaagctattaaaagGGAATGTCATCTTACTAATTGAACTTATCACTCTAAAAGGTTACATAAACGAAATGGTGgcataaataaacacaaatttcAGAATGAAGTAGACCAATTCATTCATAGCAGTATTAAGGAATACTGTATTTTGGCACATATTTCTAAACTTTAGAATTTGATATCAAAGAAGGCAAAAATGTTGCCTTTTGGTGTCATAGAAACATCCCTGAACTAGACAGTCAGTAACCTTAatcattaataaatatattacttttaacaTTCTTAACCTACATCTACATATAGTTCTAGTTCAAGAGAATTATCTACTTAAGGGAATTAAAATCTTAAAACGAAAGTGTTTTAGTAGTTTCAGACAATCTATTATCATAAAGTAATGCTTTTAGCATATGTAACTAGAATGTACGAAGGACAATAGCTTTGAGGAAACATATCTAATAGATAAATTATTTATACTTACCTGTTACTTCTTTTAACTGATTTGTTCTGCCATGGTGGATCTATCACAATTACATCATATGTTTTCTTACCTGAAAACAAAGAGACAATTTCAGAAAATATCTTCTATACGTatcactttaaaaactaaacatgttCTGAGACTtcctggcggtacagtggttgggactctgcacttccactgcagggggcatgggttccatccctagttggggaattaagatcccacatgccacatggcaaaaaaaaaaaaactaaacatgttcTTCAACAATGAAGTGCATTCACTACAGACACAAATATACTGGAACGCAAGAAAAGGATTTGTGgcatttattcaaataatttatctAAAATAATTAAGAGATTCCCCTTATAACTTAGTACCTCTGGGATTTTAACATAATTTCACCTATTGCAGAAACTTCCTAAAAATAACTACAGCTCCCTTAGCTAGACATCAATGATTTATAAATGTCCTATAAGTCTTGGTAGCCATATTAACTTGGTCCTTTCAAGCCTAGATAGGGTAGGTgtgggttttttgcttttgtttttcaactttttacATGAAATAAAACTTGTCTTTTGACTGATATATTGACCACAACAAAATGTCCCCAATAGTCTACTAGTGTCCTTTTCTCTGGACCAGGATCACACATTGCATTCAGTTGCCATGTCTCCTAAATTTCCTCCAATCTGGAaaagttcctcagtctttctttgtcttttatgaccttgatACTTTTGAAGACTACTGGCTAGTcattttatagaatgtccctcaagTTTGGGTTTGGTATTTCCTCGTGATTAAATTTAGGTTCTTTATTTTTGGCAAGAGTATCACCATGCCATTATCAGGAAACAGTGTCAAAATGTCTCATTATTAGTGATACTACCTTTGATCATTTGGTTAAAATGCTGTCAGCCAGGTTTCTCCAgttttacttttgtaattaataagtattttgcaGGGAGATATTTTAAGACTGTGCAAATATCCTGCATCTCATCTTTTCATCCACTATTTTGACACCCAAATACTATGATGTGtgccaaatggaaattttctagTTACATCATTCTacctacatttattaattggaattttaCTGTGAGGAAGAgctgttccttttccttttataaacagaggtatatttttgtaaatgtacAATCTCATAAGTGATCaaaagaatgcaaattaaaataaggaAGTGATGGCTTTTAAACTATTAAGAGTAACAAAGATcaaaaagaatggggaaaaaaatgttcaaatatagCATGATTTTCTCATTAATTTGTTATCTTGTCATTTACCCTGAAGAATTTATGACACTGTGATATGAATAACCAATCATTTATAAGACGGTTTGAAAGTAATTAAAAGAAGCTTTTCATTAATAAGCTATGTTATgttaataatgtaaaattttgcttaaaaatgtCCAAATAACATTAAACAGCAGATTAAATTCAATTTGGTCAATATACCTCTTATCTACATCATCCCTTAGAATATTATAATAGTTATAATTTGTTAGAAACATAAATCACTGAGCTAAGCTCATGATGCAGATTATCTCATCTAATCCCCAAAATTACCCTTGGAAGTAGGTATTATCATATCCATTTTATagactaggaaactgaggctcagttttgTGAAGTGCCTAAAGACTCATAGTTAAGCTTCAGAATCTAAATTCAAATTCAGGTGTATATGACTCTGGACTTAAATATCTAAATTCTTAACTTtatacaggaaaatattttgagaaactttAGATAATAAACTTGAACAGTAGCTTAAAATGTAACCTAAAAGGCTAGGAATGGTTTGGGAATTAACATTCGTATATGAAGTGTTTCTACTTTGCTATGAATAAAAGCTAAATAAAGTTATTTGGTCAACCCCAACTGTACCCTGAATTCCTAAGTACAGAACAGTAACTATGTTTACTCTCTTGGGGACTAGTTAAGTTTTTGACCCTTTGTTtgtaataagaatttttttaatttttaagacagAAGTCAGCactttaaaattgaatttaaaagaaaaatacactgagAAAATTAAGTGTTCACCCTATCACAAAATGCTGGTGCTCATTCAACATTCAGACTTGTTCTTGACTTCTGAGGCcacaaaaaaattatctttttctaataataaacataataattaCTTACAGCTCAGAAGCGGGTACATGCAAGAAATGTCAGACAAAAGAAAACTGCTTTTTGGTGGCAGCAGGTATTTCTGTCCCATTAAAGTAATCATTTTTGTAAAGCTAGAGTTGTTTTCAACAATCCGTGAAAATAAATCCTGCTCTGTAACAGATATATCATCTTCCATCAATTGTAACGTCTGAAGTTCCATTTCATTCAGAGAAGGCAAATGCTTTGCCATTTCACATAATTCTGACAAATTGCAGGTATCAAGTGGTAAAGTTATGGGCTCACTATACTTGTCCCGTTTTTCATAAAGTGGATGAAGAAAGCCACTTTTGAGACCTTCTTGGATTAACTGTGAAGATCCATCCAAAATCAGCCCCCTGATCtgtaagagaattttttttaagtacattaaaaagtcactaaaaaataaataaataaataaaaattaaaagtcactgacattaaaacaattttctaaataataaagTTCCTACTATGCTTTGAGTATTTCAACTCTTGGATTAAAATCAACATTCTTAATGCTTATAGGAAAATAACCTTATACtacaaaaagagttaaaaaaagtGTGAATATACCTTTGAAATGCTATTTCTTAACTGTGGAATGAAACAAATCTCATAAACTCACTGAAAATTAACTAACCAAACAATATATTGAATACATAGAAAATGTATCCTTAAAACTTTATACGATAAATTTGATAATGTTTCTAAAAGAAAGTGGAATttctaatttataaaaagaattaagggaattccctggcagtccagtggttaggtctccatgctttcactgccaagggcatgagttcaatccctggtcagggaactaagatcccgcaagctgtgcagtgtggccaaaaaaaaaaagaattaagtttaAATCACATTTAATCTTAAATTTTTCTAGTAActtaattttttacatatttacttatttggctgcgccaggtcttagttgcagcatgcaggatcttcattgcagcatgtgagatctttagttgcagcatgtgggatctagttccctgaccagggattgaacccaggccccttgcattgggagcatggagtcttagccactggaccaccagggaagtccccctagtaatttaattttaaaataaatatacctttgattttataaaatatagcttgaattgtaaaaaaagaaaaaaattaactctataaaatgaatatataaacaaagGT is a genomic window of Lagenorhynchus albirostris chromosome 14, mLagAlb1.1, whole genome shotgun sequence containing:
- the METTL4 gene encoding N(6)-adenine-specific methyltransferase METTL4 isoform X3; protein product: MSVVRELSPGWLLDHLSFINKISYELHQHHEPCCSKNEPTSSVHLDTLHMDSMSSFGASATCIASTTKPENDDGGNCEMFIQKYVFRSELFDVTKPYITSAIHKECQQSNEKEDLVNDVKKEISISVNGKKRKRCVVFNQGELDAMEYHTKIRGLILDGSSQLIQEGLKSGFLHPLYEKRDKYSEPITLPLDTCNLSELCEMAKHLPSLNEMELQTLQLMEDDISVTEQDLFSRIVENNSSFTKMITLMGQKYLLPPKSSFLLSDISCMYPLLSCKKTYDVIVIDPPWQNKSVKRSNRYSYLSPLQIKQIPIPKLAAPNCLVVTWVTNRQKHLRFVKEELYPSWSVEIVAEWHWVKITSSGEFVFPLDSPHKKPYEGLILGRVREKAALPLRNADVKELPIPDHKLIVSVPCTLHSHKPPLTGNIPAFLLFTAKGN
- the METTL4 gene encoding N(6)-adenine-specific methyltransferase METTL4 isoform X2; the protein is MSVVRELSPGWLLDHLSFINKISYELHQHHEPCCSKNEPTSSVHLDTLHMDSMSSFGASATCIASTTKPENDDGGNCEMFIQKYVFRSELFDVTKPYITSAIHKECQQSNEKEDLVNDVKKEISISVNGKKRKRCVVFNQGELDAMEYHTKIRGLILDGSSQLIQEGLKSGFLHPLYEKRDKYSEPITLPLDTCNLSELCEMAKHLPSLNEMELQTLQLMEDDISVTEQDLFSRIVENNSSFTKMITLMGQKYLLPPKSSFLLSDISCMYPLLSCKKTYDVIVIDPPWQNKSVKRSNRYSYLSPLQIKQIPIPKLAAPNCLVVTWVTNRQKHLRFVKEELYPSWSVEIVAEWHWVKITSSGEFVFPLDSPHKKPYEGLILGRVREKAALPLRNADVKELPIPDHKLIVSVPCTLHSHKPPLTEILKDYIKPEGECLELFARNLQPGWTSWGNEVLKFQHVDYFVALESKS
- the METTL4 gene encoding N(6)-adenine-specific methyltransferase METTL4 isoform X1, translated to MSVVRELSPGWLLDHLSFINKISYELHQHHEPCCSKNEPTSSVHLDTLHMDSMSSFGASATCIASTTKPENDDGGNCEMFIQKYVFRSELFDVTKPYITSAIHKECQQSNEKEDLVNDVKKEISISVNGKKRKRCVVFNQGELDAMEYHTKIRGLILDGSSQLIQEGLKSGFLHPLYEKRDKYSEPITLPLDTCNLSELCEMAKHLPSLNEMELQTLQLMEDDISVTEQDLFSRIVENNSSFTKMITLMGQKYLLPPKSSFLLSDISCMYPLLSCKKTYDVIVIDPPWQNKSVKRSNRYSYLSPLQIKQIPIPKLAAPNCLVVTWVTNRQKHLRFVKEELYPSWSVEIVAEWHWVKITSSGEFVFPLDSPHKKPYEGLILGRVREKAALPLRNADVKELPIPDHKLIVSVPCTLHSHKPPLTGDAGSCPGPGGSHMPRSGWAREPWPLSLRVRSLCSATGEATTERPAYRKTNKQKRNKI